A portion of the Scleropages formosus chromosome 13, fSclFor1.1, whole genome shotgun sequence genome contains these proteins:
- the LOC108928584 gene encoding uncharacterized protein LOC108928584, whose protein sequence is MKYNYRAIQIANVIETDVIIQPNPVLVVEIGASATLQCFISEDETDYIYWFKQSVGQKPHLVAASHKYSSEAMFYNNFNSTRMKVLADVEINHLIISETKPMDSAMYYCGVLKNYDMIFGEGTFLIVRGKNAFFQNYVSVVQHLVSDPVYPGDSVTLQCTVDSETCAGEHSVYWFRHGSGESLPGLIYTHGNRSDECEKSPEAGSPTHSCVYSLPKRNLSCSDAGIYYCAVVTCGDILFGNGTELDIKGAHVAQKAPNNAKQTEESYDEDQDVTRLHYAVLDFAKKKPKKELGRQITELKQHSVYAEVIATDLE, encoded by the exons TTGCAAATGTGATTGAAACTGATGTCATAATTCAGCCAAACCCAGTTTTGGTTGTTGAAATAGGAGCTAGTGCAACACTgcaatgtttcatttcagaagATGAAACTGACTACATATACTGGTTCAAACAATCTGTTGGACAGAAGCCTCATCTTGTAGCAGCATCTCATAAATACTCATCAGAAGCAATGTTTTACAACAACTTTAATTCTACACGAATGAAAGTATTGGCAGATGTTGAAATCAATCATTTAATAATCTCAGAAACAAAGCCAATGGATTCAGCAATGTATTACTGTGGAGTACTGAAGAATTATGATATGATATTTGGAGAAGGAACATTTCTCATCGTAAGGggtaaaaatgctttttttcaaaattatgtttCT GTAGTACAGCACCTTGTGTCAGACCCAGTGTATCCAGGAGACTCGGTGactctgcagtgtacagtagacagtgagacctgtgcaggagaacacagtgtttactggttcAGACACGGCTCAGGAGAATCCCTTCCGGGACTCATTTACACCCATGGAAACAGGAGTgatgagtgtgagaagagccctgAGGCTGGGTCTcctacacacagctgtgtctaCAGCCTCCCCAAGAGGAACCTCAGCTGCTCTGATGCTGGGATTTATTACTGTGCTGTGGTCACATGTGGGGACATACTGTTTGGAAATGGAACAGAGCTGGATATTAAAG GTGCTCATGTTGCTCAGAAAGCTCCGAACAATGctaaacaaacagaagaaagcTATGATGag gatCAAGATGTGACAAGGTTGCATTATGCTGTTTTGGATTTTGCCAAGAAGAAGCCTAAGAAAGAACTTGGAAGACAGATAACTGAGTTGAAGCAACACAGTGTGTACGCAGAGGTCATAGCTACAGATTTGGAGTAA